One stretch of Candidatus Eisenbacteria bacterium DNA includes these proteins:
- the rfbD gene encoding dTDP-4-dehydrorhamnose reductase, whose translation MRTLVTGGEGQLGRALRARFASLGEVEDPDIDRMDITDRGAVREFLGRFRPDLVVHAAAWTDVDGCERDPERAHRVNGEAARIVAEEAARRNARLVFISTDFVFDGRKAEAYTEKDEPNPISAYGESKLAGEGAVREAVPNAVLARTAWLYGEGGTGNFVRSILKAAKEGRELAVVDDQFGSPTYAADVAGALLDLVRARAEGIFHVVNSGEASRFLFARKILDLSGRAEIPIRAIPTPESMRPARRPARSTLRSVRLAEYGIPPLRPWEAALEEHLARIGERQSFDV comes from the coding sequence TTGCGGACGCTCGTGACCGGCGGGGAGGGTCAGCTCGGGCGCGCGCTTCGCGCTCGTTTCGCATCCCTCGGAGAGGTGGAAGATCCGGACATCGATCGTATGGATATAACGGATCGCGGGGCGGTTCGGGAGTTCCTTGGCCGCTTCCGGCCCGATCTCGTCGTTCACGCGGCCGCATGGACGGACGTCGACGGCTGCGAGAGGGACCCGGAGCGCGCGCATCGAGTGAACGGGGAGGCGGCGCGGATCGTGGCCGAGGAAGCGGCGCGAAGGAACGCGCGCCTCGTCTTCATCAGCACCGATTTCGTGTTCGACGGCCGGAAAGCGGAGGCGTATACGGAGAAGGACGAGCCGAACCCGATCTCGGCGTACGGCGAATCGAAGCTCGCGGGAGAGGGGGCAGTCCGAGAGGCGGTCCCGAATGCGGTCCTCGCGCGGACGGCCTGGCTCTATGGAGAAGGGGGGACGGGGAACTTCGTCCGGTCGATCCTGAAGGCGGCGAAGGAGGGGAGGGAGCTCGCGGTCGTCGACGACCAGTTCGGGTCGCCGACCTACGCAGCGGATGTCGCCGGGGCGCTTCTCGATCTCGTCCGCGCGCGCGCGGAAGGGATCTTCCACGTGGTCAACTCGGGCGAGGCGAGCCGCTTTCTCTTTGCTCGGAAGATCCTCGACCTATCCGGCCGCGCGGAGATCCCGATCCGGGCGATCCCGACGCCGGAGAGCATGCGTCCGGCCCGGCGTCCCGCGCGTTCGACCCTCCGGAGCGTGCGGCTCGCGGAGTACGGGATCCCTCCGCTTCGGCCGTGGGAAGCGGCGCTCGAGGAGCACCTCGCGCGCATCGGAGAAAGGCAATCATTCGATGTTTGA
- a CDS encoding geranylgeranylglyceryl/heptaprenylglyceryl phosphate synthase produces MPRSSRRPFAKSRSGCAPSSREGRAIGALYESLLRKRRETGALFLPLVDQERIEPAACPSRAALLEENGADALLVGSSFALRDRLDAIVCGLKEGSSLPVILFPGSAHQISRRADGILFLTLLSGRNPLFLAEEQVRSAPRVKEHGLEPIPTGYLLVGCDGRTVHFVSGTHPIPADRPEIVMAHALAAEYMGMRAVYLEAGSGAASPVPPATIRAVRGYVSIPLFVGGGIRSAAEAAAAREAGADFVVVGHALEGEISAEKVRAMADAIHGRSQAAARRA; encoded by the coding sequence ATCCCGAGAAGCTCGAGGAGGCCCTTCGCGAAATCCCGGAGTGGGTGCGCGCCGTCCTCGAGGGAGGGTAGAGCCATCGGAGCGCTGTACGAATCGCTTCTCCGGAAGCGCCGCGAGACGGGCGCGCTCTTCCTTCCGCTCGTCGACCAGGAGAGGATCGAGCCGGCGGCCTGCCCCTCGCGGGCGGCCCTCCTCGAGGAAAACGGCGCGGACGCGCTCCTCGTCGGGTCGAGCTTCGCTCTCCGCGATCGTTTAGATGCGATCGTGTGCGGTTTGAAGGAAGGGAGCTCGCTCCCCGTGATCCTCTTTCCGGGGAGCGCGCATCAGATCAGCCGCCGCGCGGACGGTATCCTCTTTCTCACGCTCCTCTCGGGACGCAACCCCCTCTTCCTCGCCGAGGAACAGGTTCGCTCCGCGCCCCGCGTGAAGGAGCACGGGCTCGAGCCGATCCCGACCGGCTATCTCCTCGTCGGGTGCGACGGAAGAACGGTGCACTTCGTGTCCGGAACGCATCCGATTCCTGCGGATCGACCGGAGATCGTGATGGCGCACGCGCTCGCCGCCGAGTACATGGGGATGCGAGCGGTTTATCTCGAGGCGGGGAGCGGAGCGGCTTCCCCCGTCCCGCCGGCGACGATCCGGGCGGTGCGGGGCTATGTCTCCATTCCGCTCTTCGTCGGGGGGGGGATTCGGAGCGCCGCGGAGGCGGCGGCGGCGCGCGAGGCGGGAGCGGATTTCGTCGTGGTCGGGCACGCGCTCGAGGGGGAGATCTCCGCCGAGAAGGTGCGCGCGATGGCGGATGCGATTCACGGCCGGAGCCAGGCGGCGGCCCGGCGGGCGTGA